Proteins encoded by one window of Theobroma cacao cultivar B97-61/B2 unplaced genomic scaffold, Criollo_cocoa_genome_V2, whole genome shotgun sequence:
- the LOC108663952 gene encoding ankyrin repeat-containing protein At5g02620-like codes for MIEATQTGNLNVLYELIQEDPYVLERIDLVPFLDTPLHVAACAGHVHFVMEMMNSRPSFARKLNQAGFSPMHLALRNDKIQAVLRLLKFDKGLVRIKRREGLTPLHHVVGIGNLDLSIRFLEACPEAIEDVTVRDETAFHLAVKNDMFEAFEVLMGWLQRSRHEAAQRWENELLSWRGVEGNTVLHIAAIRNRPQVVKVLLENLSQDHINANNLEGLTALDIVLERQRNERQVDNREIMDMLMKATGLRGSLLPKIPNSSISINSFRSKISYFQKFATMVACGKKGISNEMRNTFLAVTVLIITATYDASLNPPKKGDNFLSQNYQISSFSKFSQEANLPMGGHNPPQDFTDLID; via the exons ATGATTGAGGCTACTCAAACAGGAAACCTTAATGTCTTGTATGAATTAATCCAGGAAGATCCATATGTTTTGGAGCGTATTGATCTGGTTCCTTTTCTTGATACGCCATTACATGTAGCGGCCTGTGCTGGGCATGTTCATTTTGTAATGGAAATGATGAACTCAAGGCCATCATTTGCAAGAAAGCTAAACCAAGCTGGGTTTAGTCCTATGCACTTAGCTTTGCGAAATGACAAAATCCAAGCAGTGCTTCGACTCCTGAAGTTTGATAAAGGCCTTGTTCGTATCAAAAGGAGGGAAGGCCTGACTCCTCTGCATCATGTCGTTGGAATTGGAAACCTTGATCTTTCCATTAGGTTTCTTGAGGCTTGCCCTGAGGCTATTGAAGATGTGACTGTTCGAGATGAAACTGCTTTCCATCTTGCAGTTAAAAACGACATGTTTGAAGCTTTTGAAGTCTTAATGGGGTGGCTCCAAAGGAGCCGCCATGAAGCTGCCCAACGTTGGGAAAACGAACTACTTAGTTGGAGGGGCGTTGAAGGCAACACTGTTCTGCACATTGCAGCTATCAGAAATAGACCTCAG GTGGTAAAAGTATTGCTGGAAAATTTGAGTCAAGACCATATCAATGCCAACAATTTGGAGGGATTAACGGCTCTAGATATCGTATTAGAACGCCAAAGGAATGAAAGGCAAGTGGATAATAGAGAGATTATGGATATGTTAATGAAAGCTACAGGTTTGCGTGGTTCCTTGCTTCCCAAAATTCCCAACTCTTCAATCAGCATCAATTCATTCAGATCAAAGAtatcatattttcaaaaatttgcaACAATGGTAGCTTGTGGAAAGAAGGGTATATCAAATGAGATGCGTAACACATTTCTAGCAGTGACTGTGCTAATTATAACAGCCACTTACGATGCGTCATTAAATCCTCCTAAGAAGGGCGACAATTTTTTATCCCAGAATTACCAAATCTCTagtttttccaaattttcgCAGGAAGCCAATCTTCCTATGGGTGGCCATAATCCTCCGCAAGACTTCACAGATTTAATAGAT